From Helicobacter sp. MIT 05-5293, one genomic window encodes:
- a CDS encoding type ISP restriction/modification enzyme, giving the protein MFPISQDLKAVIINKATNRKTQVSQTYEYLPNLSICVNDKGGGEFGVLITDSIYDLHIFTQTQAFPLYYYEQISSKDFHNTQGIQSTMDLYNEVEGFKDEDSMPLESRPLRGAEHWEKGSSSASANAKLEADKRGSPLDCRKSGDFFGVKGSGEGINPFLRNREKENNKSFDRVSSVSPQNDKIVYYKRKDAIRNEALIRFQEVYKDKTITKEAIFYYLYALLNHPTYKEKYKDNLSKMLPRIPFMKDFWGFENAGRALAQLHLNYESFAEACLDSSNGAFACLKSKMNDFKGQNLFHTKEEAMRDIQALQEKDFTINKLRFEAKGKLDTIIFNDNIAIVHIPLKAYEYKVNGKSPIEWIIDRYQVKIDKDSHIPNDPNLYECEEGALKGLKGGKYVLHLLLSVIEMSVRTMKTLESLPAYEVVEG; this is encoded by the coding sequence ATGTTTCCCATCTCACAAGACTTAAAGGCTGTGATTATCAATAAGGCTACCAATAGAAAAACGCAAGTTTCTCAAACTTATGAATATTTACCTAATCTTAGCATTTGTGTTAATGATAAGGGTGGTGGGGAGTTTGGAGTGTTAATAACTGATTCGATATATGATTTGCATATTTTTACACAAACCCAAGCTTTCCCGCTTTATTATTATGAGCAAATCAGCTCAAAAGATTTTCACAATACGCAAGGCATACAAAGCACAATGGATTTGTATAATGAAGTTGAAGGCTTTAAGGACGAAGATTCTATGCCCTTAGAATCTCGCCCGCTTCGTGGTGCAGAGCATTGGGAAAAAGGAAGCAGTAGTGCTTCCGCCAATGCGAAGCTAGAAGCGGATAAGCGAGGCTCTCCCCTTGATTGCCGAAAAAGCGGCGACTTTTTCGGGGTTAAGGGGAGCGGGGAGGGGATAAACCCCTTTTTGCGAAATAGAGAAAAAGAAAATAATAAGAGCTTTGATAGAGTTTCTTCGGTTTCACCTCAGAATGACAAAATAGTCTATTATAAAAGAAAAGACGCTATCCGCAATGAAGCACTAATAAGATTCCAAGAAGTCTATAAAGATAAAACTATCACGAAAGAAGCGATTTTCTATTATCTCTATGCCCTCCTTAATCACCCCACTTACAAAGAAAAGTATAAAGATAATCTCTCTAAAATGCTCCCGAGAATCCCTTTTATGAAAGACTTTTGGGGATTTGAGAATGCAGGGAGGGCTTTAGCGCAGCTACATCTTAACTATGAAAGTTTTGCAGAGGCTTGCTTGGATTCTAGCAATGGTGCTTTTGCGTGTCTCAAGTCAAAAATGAATGATTTTAAAGGGCAAAATCTCTTTCACACCAAAGAAGAAGCGATGAGAGATATACAAGCCTTACAAGAGAAAGATTTTACAATCAATAAATTGCGTTTTGAAGCAAAAGGCAAGCTAGATACTATCATCTTTAATGATAATATCGCGATTGTGCATATCCCTTTAAAAGCGTATGAGTATAAAGTCAATGGCAAAAGCCCGATAGAGTGGATTATAGATAGGTATCAAGTAAAGATTGATAAAGATTCTCATATCCCAAATGACCCTAATCTCTATGAATGCGAGGAGGGCGCATTAAAAGGACTTAAGGGCGGGAAGTATGTATTGCATCTGCTGTTAAGCGTGATAGAAATGAGTGTGCGCACGATGAAGACTTTAGAATCTTTGCCTGCATACGAAGTGGTAGAGGGATAA
- the pheA gene encoding prephenate dehydratase — protein sequence MDSDKALLLLRQSIDKIDDEIFEKLQKRMELVAQVGLHKSKNGSAIYRPEREREIIERLSSKKSPYLGSKAIEAIYQEIFAISRNLELPEKVAFLGPLGSYTHQAAEERFGAMSEYIPLKTITAVFEALEHKRAKYGVIPIENNSNGMVGETIDLLATSEQKIIAEIILPIHHSFLSTCEHTSEIKTIFSKDIAFGQCQKFLHAHNFYYIEQIPTDSTAKAAQLAKNTPNSAAICSKVAAKLYDIPVMFENIEDSQNNKTRFVIVSDFANAASGKDKTSLFVNIKNMDQVGGLFMLLKDFKDQNINLTKIDSRPIRANNDFRMGFFIDCEGHYLDESLQKLFAKRGDEIKWLGSYMRTDNIEE from the coding sequence ATGGATAGTGATAAAGCATTACTTTTGCTCCGACAAAGTATTGACAAGATTGATGATGAAATTTTTGAAAAATTACAAAAGCGTATGGAATTGGTTGCGCAAGTAGGTTTGCATAAGTCAAAAAATGGCAGTGCAATCTATCGCCCTGAACGAGAGAGAGAAATCATTGAGCGTTTGAGTAGCAAAAAAAGTCCTTATCTTGGTAGCAAAGCCATTGAAGCTATTTATCAAGAGATTTTTGCTATTTCTCGGAATCTTGAATTACCCGAAAAAGTCGCATTTCTTGGACCTTTGGGAAGCTATACGCATCAAGCAGCAGAAGAGCGGTTTGGAGCGATGAGTGAGTATATCCCACTGAAGACAATCACGGCAGTTTTTGAAGCACTTGAGCACAAGAGGGCAAAATACGGCGTGATTCCGATTGAAAATAATAGCAATGGAATGGTGGGTGAAACGATTGATTTACTTGCCACAAGTGAGCAAAAAATCATTGCTGAAATTATCTTGCCTATACACCATAGCTTTTTAAGCACATGCGAACATACGAGTGAGATTAAAACGATTTTTTCTAAAGATATTGCTTTTGGGCAATGTCAAAAATTTCTTCATGCGCATAATTTTTATTATATTGAACAAATCCCGACAGATTCTACTGCCAAAGCGGCACAACTTGCCAAAAATACACCAAATAGCGCGGCAATTTGTTCTAAAGTCGCGGCTAAACTTTATGATATTCCTGTGATGTTTGAAAATATCGAAGATTCTCAAAATAATAAAACGCGTTTTGTGATTGTGAGTGATTTCGCAAATGCTGCGAGTGGAAAAGATAAAACTTCGCTCTTTGTGAATATTAAAAATATGGATCAAGTCGGTGGATTGTTTATGTTGCTAAAGGATTTTAAAGATCAAAATATCAATCTTACCAAGATTGATTCTCGTCCGATTCGTGCTAATAATGACTTTAGAATGGGATTTTTTATTGATTGTGAAGGGCATTATTTAGACGAGAGTTTGCAGAAGCTTTTTGCCAAACGAGGTGATGAAATCAAATGGCTAGGAAGCTATATGCGCACTGATAATATTGAGGAGTAA
- a CDS encoding GH25 family lysozyme, translating to MKSFVKWGVRICICLVIVAILGGVFFILQSGGIVWFNMPSHTKYPIRGVDVSAHQGSIDWTILGRQNIHFAFIKATEGSSWVDKRFAYNFENAKKENLYVGGYHFFSFESSGKTQAQNFINTVPLPTNEQERLKFLPPVVDMEFYGIFAKQPPEPQSVYEKLNDLLLALESHYGTKPIIYTTPSFYRAYLRDHYQDYPLWIRSIFFAPDSTWARMFDVYFTQWKFWQYNPKGILKGYKGGEKYIDLNVFQGDLDDLHQWLRESR from the coding sequence TTGAAAAGCTTTGTAAAGTGGGGAGTGAGAATCTGTATTTGCTTAGTCATTGTCGCTATTTTGGGCGGCGTGTTTTTTATCTTACAAAGCGGTGGTATCGTATGGTTTAATATGCCAAGTCATACGAAATATCCTATCAGAGGTGTTGATGTCTCTGCTCATCAAGGGAGCATTGATTGGACAATTTTAGGCAGACAAAATATCCATTTTGCTTTTATTAAGGCAACCGAAGGAAGTTCGTGGGTTGATAAACGTTTTGCCTATAATTTTGAAAATGCTAAAAAAGAGAATCTCTATGTGGGTGGGTATCATTTTTTTAGCTTTGAAAGCAGTGGAAAGACACAAGCGCAAAATTTTATCAACACCGTTCCTTTGCCTACCAACGAACAAGAGCGTTTGAAATTTTTACCCCCTGTGGTTGATATGGAATTTTATGGTATTTTTGCTAAGCAGCCTCCAGAGCCTCAAAGCGTGTATGAAAAGCTTAATGATTTGCTCCTTGCTTTAGAATCTCACTATGGCACAAAGCCTATCATTTATACTACGCCGTCATTTTATAGGGCGTATTTACGGGATCATTATCAAGACTATCCGTTGTGGATTCGCTCGATTTTCTTTGCTCCAGATTCTACTTGGGCGCGAATGTTTGATGTGTATTTTACGCAGTGGAAATTTTGGCAATACAATCCCAAAGGGATTCTCAAAGGCTATAAAGGCGGGGAAAAATACATTGATTTGAATGTGTTTCAAGGTGATTTAGATGATTTGCACCAATGGCTTAGAGAATCCCGCTAA
- the lysA gene encoding diaminopimelate decarboxylase, whose protein sequence is MDYNTLAYTYQTPLYVYDLDKISTQFESIKEAFKARKSLICYAIKANSNLSVIHHLALLGSGADCVSIGEVKRALMAGIPKYKVIFSGVGKSDDAIREALKEDILFLNIESEAELSRVECIAKEMSKVARISIRVNPNIDAKTHPYISTGLHENKFGVDIDQAKAMYIFAKNSPFIEPIGIHFHIGSQITELEPIKQAAQKIAQLAHSLLALKIDLKFFDVGGGVGIRYTDEQTITPYDYAQAVLESLRGLDLTIICEPGRFLVGESGVLLTKVLYEKYNGQKRFVIIDAAMNDLMRPTLYHATHQVRHYKSEQNTSLCDVVGPICESSDFLAKQVALPPMESGDLLVFENAGAYGYSMSSQYNTRPRAAEVAIHNGEVRLIKHRETFEDMVQDEKTLLQTFIDSDKSNETNNG, encoded by the coding sequence ATGGATTACAATACACTTGCTTACACCTATCAAACCCCGCTTTATGTCTATGATTTGGATAAAATTAGCACTCAATTTGAATCTATTAAAGAGGCTTTTAAGGCGCGTAAATCATTAATTTGCTATGCAATCAAGGCTAATTCGAATCTTTCTGTGATTCATCATTTAGCTCTTCTAGGAAGTGGTGCAGATTGTGTGTCTATCGGTGAAGTCAAACGCGCCCTTATGGCTGGGATTCCCAAATATAAAGTTATTTTTAGCGGTGTGGGAAAAAGTGATGATGCAATCAGAGAAGCTTTAAAAGAAGATATTTTGTTTTTAAATATTGAGAGTGAGGCGGAGCTTTCACGCGTTGAATGTATTGCCAAAGAAATGAGCAAGGTTGCGCGCATTTCTATACGCGTCAATCCCAATATTGATGCTAAAACACACCCTTATATTTCTACAGGTTTGCATGAAAATAAATTTGGTGTAGATATTGATCAAGCTAAAGCAATGTATATTTTTGCAAAAAACTCCCCATTTATTGAGCCTATAGGGATACATTTTCATATCGGATCGCAGATTACAGAATTAGAGCCTATTAAACAAGCTGCACAGAAAATCGCCCAGCTCGCCCATAGTCTTCTTGCGTTAAAAATTGATTTGAAGTTTTTTGATGTGGGTGGTGGAGTAGGCATTCGTTATACTGATGAGCAGACAATCACACCTTATGATTATGCTCAAGCAGTCTTAGAATCTTTGCGCGGTTTGGATTTGACGATTATTTGCGAACCCGGACGATTCCTTGTGGGCGAAAGTGGTGTGCTTCTTACAAAGGTTTTATATGAAAAATATAATGGACAAAAACGTTTTGTGATTATTGATGCAGCGATGAATGATCTTATGCGCCCCACACTTTATCACGCTACACATCAAGTGAGACATTACAAAAGCGAGCAAAACACGAGTCTTTGTGATGTTGTAGGTCCGATTTGTGAAAGCAGTGATTTTTTAGCGAAGCAAGTCGCATTGCCTCCAATGGAATCTGGCGATTTGCTTGTGTTTGAAAATGCAGGAGCGTATGGGTATAGTATGTCTAGTCAATACAATACACGCCCACGAGCCGCAGAAGTAGCAATCCACAATGGGGAAGTGCGACTTATCAAGCATCGAGAAACTTTTGAAGATATGGTGCAAGATGAAAAAACATTGTTGCAAACATTTATAGATTCTGATAAGTCAAATGAAACCAACAATGGATAA
- a CDS encoding C4-dicarboxylate ABC transporter: MAQESVKLESKLANLPIALFASVMGIGGLSLVFKKASVAFGSVASIDMAESIPVSSVAKTIAPFLWWSAYGFAIIAAVVFSLLLVCYGAKIIYHFDAFKADLTHQVKINFLSSIPISMLIIVAFWSDLSGGVDILWYGILGLFYVASALQLLLSLYVMSFWFRESMKSSLLSPAWFIPIVGNLIVPLSGAIIHAPKDMLLFFFAIGCFFWIILSALIMQRLIFEQSLESKFLPTLFIFIAPPSIFVVDFHSLFGFHSALSVMAYFVALFFVLLLVFLGNIFTKLSFAPSWWAFTFPLCAFGIASFDLYMSYASRCFYGFLGILGLVMALFAVVFISYKTLRAVASGAIFRE, encoded by the coding sequence ATGGCACAAGAGAGTGTAAAACTAGAATCCAAACTTGCAAATCTCCCTATTGCATTGTTTGCTTCAGTTATGGGGATTGGGGGATTAAGCCTTGTATTTAAAAAAGCAAGCGTCGCTTTTGGCAGTGTGGCAAGTATAGATATGGCAGAATCTATACCGGTTTCTAGTGTGGCAAAGACAATTGCTCCATTTTTATGGTGGAGTGCGTATGGATTTGCGATTATAGCAGCTGTTGTTTTTAGTCTTTTGCTTGTGTGCTATGGCGCAAAGATAATTTATCATTTTGATGCTTTTAAAGCGGATTTAACGCATCAAGTCAAAATCAATTTTCTCTCTAGTATTCCTATCAGTATGCTTATTATCGTAGCGTTTTGGAGTGATTTAAGTGGTGGTGTGGATATACTTTGGTATGGTATTTTGGGGTTATTTTATGTGGCGAGTGCCTTGCAGCTGCTCTTAAGCTTGTATGTTATGTCCTTTTGGTTTAGGGAGAGTATGAAAAGCTCTTTGCTTTCTCCTGCGTGGTTTATCCCAATTGTAGGCAATTTAATCGTCCCGCTTAGTGGTGCGATTATCCACGCACCAAAAGATATGCTACTCTTTTTCTTTGCCATAGGTTGCTTTTTTTGGATTATTTTAAGTGCGCTTATTATGCAGCGACTAATTTTTGAGCAAAGTTTAGAATCTAAATTTCTCCCCACGCTTTTTATCTTTATCGCTCCGCCTAGTATTTTTGTGGTGGATTTTCACAGCCTTTTTGGATTCCATAGTGCGCTAAGTGTTATGGCGTATTTTGTCGCACTCTTTTTTGTCCTATTGCTGGTATTTTTGGGCAATATTTTTACGAAACTAAGCTTTGCTCCATCGTGGTGGGCTTTCACATTTCCGCTATGTGCCTTTGGGATAGCAAGCTTTGATTTGTATATGAGCTATGCTTCGAGATGTTTTTATGGATTTTTGGGAATCTTGGGGCTTGTAATGGCACTTTTTGCAGTGGTGTTTATTTCATACAAAACCTTGAGGGCTGTGGCAAGTGGCGCGATTTTTAGGGAGTAA
- a CDS encoding 4Fe-4S dicluster domain-containing protein — protein MQRRNFLKSLALTPVLVASANAESTDSTKKDTRSLIDSSKFSKTKGKASIIDLDKCDGCVGYDTPQCVSACREKNTKRFPGPIKEIPEYFPRKIYEDYSKNRDDISRLSPYNWTFVEVVEVDSKKVFIPRRCMHCDDPTCQKICPFGIIGKDDNNAVDINEHFCFGGAKCRDVCPWGIPQRQAGVGIYLKIAPKFAGGGAMFKCDMCADLLAQGEQPACETKCPKEALIFADKAKILSLVEEAREEGKYIYGDTQNGGTSTFYIYSVDFAKIDEAIAKKYGKEDGVLDKKSQKMGRPHMNVVVKNFVSEDSAFIKGVLAAPLIGVAAGAIAVAKSKKLKTK, from the coding sequence ATGCAAAGACGCAACTTTTTAAAATCTCTAGCACTTACCCCTGTGCTAGTAGCTAGTGCAAATGCAGAATCTACAGATTCTACTAAAAAAGATACGCGATCGCTTATAGATTCTAGCAAGTTTAGTAAAACTAAAGGCAAGGCAAGCATCATTGATTTAGATAAATGCGATGGTTGTGTGGGCTATGATACGCCGCAATGCGTGAGTGCGTGTAGAGAGAAAAATACCAAAAGATTCCCAGGACCAATAAAAGAAATCCCTGAATACTTCCCGCGTAAAATCTATGAAGATTATTCTAAAAACAGAGATGATATTTCACGCTTAAGCCCGTATAATTGGACTTTTGTAGAAGTAGTAGAAGTAGATTCTAAAAAGGTTTTTATCCCACGCCGCTGTATGCACTGCGATGATCCTACTTGTCAAAAAATCTGTCCTTTTGGGATTATTGGTAAAGATGACAATAATGCGGTGGATATTAATGAGCATTTTTGCTTTGGTGGAGCGAAATGTCGTGATGTTTGCCCTTGGGGGATACCGCAAAGACAAGCTGGAGTAGGAATCTATCTTAAAATAGCACCAAAATTTGCTGGTGGTGGAGCAATGTTTAAATGTGATATGTGTGCGGATTTACTCGCACAAGGAGAACAACCTGCCTGTGAGACAAAATGCCCAAAAGAGGCTTTAATCTTTGCGGATAAAGCTAAGATTCTCTCCCTTGTGGAAGAGGCAAGGGAAGAGGGCAAATATATCTATGGCGATACGCAAAATGGCGGCACAAGCACATTTTATATCTATTCTGTGGATTTTGCAAAGATTGATGAAGCCATTGCTAAAAAATATGGCAAAGAAGATGGTGTGCTGGATAAGAAAAGCCAAAAAATGGGGCGACCGCATATGAATGTCGTGGTGAAAAACTTTGTGAGCGAAGATTCAGCCTTTATTAAGGGTGTGTTAGCCGCACCACTTATTGGCGTGGCAGCAGGGGCGATTGCTGTAGCAAAGTCTAAAAAATTAAAAACAAAATAG
- a CDS encoding phosphatidylglycerol lysyltransferase domain-containing protein, producing the protein MEFKALGLEDKPLIDRYLHQDKTSISDTNFTNMFMWRHSREISYSIVNDQLIIQTRYPKQLPFIFYPIGQGDKKSTINALMNYYQSLGYPFEIHSLESYQLEEFLAYFPSAFEVIERRDRFEYIYHLPELIELSGRKYHKKKNHLNRFWQEYPQTQYESLRDSLIDEVVAVNNAWFDALPNPDDGLKYENLGINDALKNFDALKIQGGILRYEGEIIAFSFGEVLNSTTALIHIEKANIAYKGAYQAINQALLKNEFASLRYANREEDLGIEGLRKAKLSYQPEFLLEKYDVRLKA; encoded by the coding sequence ATGGAGTTTAAAGCACTTGGGCTAGAAGACAAGCCTTTGATTGATCGATATTTACATCAAGATAAGACAAGCATTTCTGATACAAATTTTACAAATATGTTTATGTGGAGGCATTCGCGTGAGATTAGTTACAGCATTGTCAATGATCAGTTGATTATTCAAACGCGTTATCCCAAACAATTACCTTTTATTTTTTATCCTATCGGTCAAGGTGATAAAAAATCCACAATCAATGCTTTGATGAATTATTACCAGTCGCTCGGTTATCCTTTTGAGATTCACTCTTTAGAATCTTATCAGCTTGAGGAGTTTTTGGCTTATTTTCCTTCTGCATTTGAGGTGATTGAGAGGCGAGATCGTTTTGAATATATCTATCATTTGCCCGAGCTTATCGAGCTTTCAGGGCGCAAATATCATAAAAAGAAAAATCATCTTAATCGTTTTTGGCAAGAATATCCTCAAACACAATACGAAAGTTTGAGAGATTCTCTTATTGATGAGGTTGTTGCAGTTAATAATGCGTGGTTTGACGCATTGCCTAATCCCGATGATGGCTTGAAATATGAGAATCTCGGCATTAATGATGCACTTAAAAATTTTGATGCCTTAAAGATTCAAGGGGGGATTTTGCGATATGAGGGTGAGATTATCGCATTTAGTTTTGGAGAGGTGCTAAATAGCACGACAGCTCTTATTCATATTGAAAAAGCAAATATCGCCTATAAGGGGGCTTATCAAGCGATCAATCAAGCTTTGCTCAAAAATGAGTTTGCTTCTTTGCGTTATGCAAATCGTGAGGAAGATTTGGGTATTGAGGGATTACGCAAGGCAAAGCTTTCGTATCAGCCCGAATTTTTGCTTGAAAAGTATGATGTAAGGCTCAAGGCTTGA
- a CDS encoding cytochrome b/b6 domain-containing protein, whose translation MEIKSCVQPNTNNALNRNAKALRPTILRQSLQNRVVHWGVAFSTFILIASGIFQMPVSKRYMINELPLMAWSGDYHISLMLHYVGAFGLIFFVAFHLYFHIARAEFDIFPKKGDSIKSLKIIKAMLFGGEEPPSEKYLPEQRLAYFFIGLVLLLLIITGLIKTLKNLAGWNLSDSLYIWSAQLHNLGMFLIILGIIGHLMAFVFKANRPLLRAMFSGRVDSAYIARRHSLWQDGIQMVEDTKNAQEQHKG comes from the coding sequence ATGGAAATAAAATCGTGTGTGCAACCTAATACAAATAATGCTTTAAATCGCAATGCAAAAGCTTTGCGACCAACGATATTGCGTCAAAGCCTGCAAAATCGTGTCGTGCATTGGGGTGTGGCATTTAGCACTTTTATTCTTATTGCAAGCGGGATTTTTCAAATGCCTGTATCAAAGCGATATATGATTAATGAACTACCCTTAATGGCGTGGAGTGGGGACTATCATATAAGCCTTATGTTGCATTATGTGGGAGCATTTGGACTGATATTTTTTGTAGCGTTTCACTTGTATTTTCATATTGCAAGGGCGGAGTTTGATATTTTCCCCAAAAAAGGCGATAGCATCAAAAGTCTAAAAATCATCAAAGCTATGCTTTTTGGTGGGGAAGAGCCGCCGAGTGAGAAATATCTGCCCGAACAAAGACTAGCGTATTTTTTCATCGGGCTTGTGTTGTTGCTTTTAATTATTACCGGGCTTATAAAGACGCTTAAAAACTTAGCAGGGTGGAATCTAAGTGATAGTTTGTATATTTGGAGTGCGCAATTGCATAATCTTGGAATGTTTTTAATCATTCTTGGAATCATAGGGCATTTAATGGCATTTGTGTTTAAGGCAAATCGTCCGCTTTTAAGGGCGATGTTTAGCGGACGAGTAGATTCTGCTTATATTGCTAGGCGACATAGTTTGTGGCAAGATGGGATTCAAATGGTGGAAGATACTAAAAATGCGCAAGAGCAACACAAGGGGTAA